In one window of Branchiostoma floridae strain S238N-H82 chromosome 14, Bfl_VNyyK, whole genome shotgun sequence DNA:
- the LOC118430019 gene encoding coatomer subunit beta'-like, with the protein MAAPNSRTGHVTVGQISREGPRFATSFPPTRQLGENFNMPLRLDIKRKLSARSDRVKCVDLHPTEPWMLAALYNGNVHVWNVESQQLIKSFECCDLPVRASKFVPRKNWVVAGCDDMQVRVFNYNTLERVHIFEAHSDYVRSIAVHPTQPYLLTSSDDMLIKCWDWDKKWACIQVFEGHTHYVMQIVINPKDNNQFASASLDRTVKVWQLGSSAPNFTLEGHEKGVNCIDYYHGGDKPYLVSGADDRLVKIWDYQNKTCVQTLEGHAQNISSVSFHPDLPIIITGSEDGTVRIWHASTYRLESTLNYGLERVWAIANMRGTNNVALGYDEGSILIKLGREEPAMSMDANGKIIWAKHSEVQQANLKAIGDTEIKDGERLPLAIKDMGSCEVYPQTIQHNPNGRFVVVCGDGEYIIYTAMALRNKSFGSAQEFVWAQDSNEYAVRENSTTVKLFKNFKEKKSFKPDFGAEGIFGGFLLGVKSANGLAFYDWENTDLVRRIEITPRHIFWSENGELVCITTDESFFILSYSAERVSNAMATNEGVTEDGVEDAFDVIGEIQEVVRTGLWVGDCFIYTNSVNRLNYYVGGEIVTISHLDRTMYLLGYIPKDNRLYLGDKELSVVSYSLLLSVLEYQTAVMRRDFDTADKVLPTIPKEQRTRVAHFLEKQGFKPQALVVTCDPEHKFELALQLGELNTAYELAQEAQHEQKWKQLAELATSKCQFSLAQECLHHAQDFGGLLLLATSSGNAGMVEKLAKSAETAGKNNVAFMSYLLQGKLEDCLELLIKTDRLPEAAFLARTYLPSQVSR; encoded by the exons CGTAAGTTGTCGGCGCGGTCGGACCGTGTGAAGTGCGTTGACCTGCACCCCACGGAGCCATGGATGCTCGCGGCACTCTACAACGGCAACGTGCACGTCTGGAACGTCGAGTCACAG CAACTGATCAAGTCATTCGAGTGCTGTGACCTGCCTGTCCGTGCCTCCAAGTTTGTCCCTCGTAAAAACTGGGTGGTGGCAGGAtgt GATGACATGCAGGTCCGAGTGTTTAACTACAACACACTGGAGAGAGTCCACATCTTCGAGGCCCACTCTGACTATGTCCGTTCCATCGCTGTCCACCCCACACAGCCATACCTGCTCACCAGCAGTG ACGACATGCTGATCAAGTGCTGGGACTGGGATAAGAAGTGGGCGTGTATCCAGGTGTTTGAGGGCCACACCCACTACGTCATGCAGATAGTCATCAACCCAAAGGACAACAACCAGTTTGCCAGCGCATCTCTGGACAGGACGGTTAAG GTGTGGCAGCTTGGCTCGTCCGCCCCCAACTTTACCCTGGAAGGGCACGAGAAGGGGGTGAACTGCATCGACTACTACCACGGTGGGGACAAGCCTTACCTGGTCTCAGGGGCTGACGACAGACTGGTCAAGATATGGGACTATCAG AACAAGACGTGTGTGCAGACCCTGGAGGGCCACGCCCAGAAcatctcctctgtcagcttccACCCGGACCTGCCCATTATCATCACAGGGTCCGAGGATG GAACTGTGCGTATCTGGCACGCGAGCACCTACCGCCTGGAGAGCACGTTGAACTACGGGCTGGAGCGGGTCTGGGCCATCGCTAACATGCGCGGCACCAACAACGTGGCACTGGGGTACGATGAGGGCAGCATTCTCATCAAG TTGGGTCGTGAGGAGCCAGCCATGTCCATGGACGCCAACGGGAAAATCATCTGGGCAAAACACTCCGAGGTGCAGCAGGCCAACCTCAAGGCCATCGGAG ATACTGAGATTAAGGATGGGGAACGGCTGCCTCTCGCCATCAAGGACATGGGCAGCTGTGAGGTGTACCCACAAACTATACAGCACAACCCTAACGGCAG gtttgttgttgtttgtgggGACGGAGAGTACATCATCTACACAGCCATGGCTCTGAGGAACAAAAGCTTCGGTTCCGCGCAGGAGTTCGTCTGGGCTCAGGACTCAAACGA GTATGCTGTTCGGGAGAACTCCACTACTGTTAAACTCTTCAAAAActtcaaggaaaagaagtccTTCAAGCCTGACTTTGGAGCAGAAG GTATATTTGGAGGTTTCCTGTTGGGAGTAAAGTCCGCTAATGGACTGGCCTTCTACGACTGGGAAAACACCGACCTGGTCCGCAGGATCGAGATCACACCCAGACAT ATCTTCTGGTCAGAGAACGGTGAGCTGGTGTGCATCACCACAGACGagtctttcttcatcctgaGCTACTCCGCGGAGAGAGTCTCCAACGCCATGGCAACCAACGAGGGCGTCACGGAGGATGGCGTGGAGGATGCTTTTGAT GTGATAGGTGAGATCCAGGAGGTTGTTCGGACAGGCCTGTGGGTGGGAGACTGTTTCATCTACACCAACTCTGTCAACAGACTCAACTACTACGTGGGAGGGGAGATCGTCACCATCTCACACTTAGACAG GACAATGTACCTTCTCGGCTACATTCCCAAGGACAACCGGCTGTACCTAGGAGACAAAGAGCTGTCCGTGGTCAGCTACTCTCTGCTGCTGTCCGTACTGGAGTACCAGACAGCTGTGATGAGGAGAGACTTTGACACAGCAGACAAGGTGCTGCCCACCATCCCTAAGGAACAGCGCACACGTGTTGCTCACTTCTTAGAGAAACAG GGATTTAAGCCGCAGGCCCTGGTGGTGACCTGTGACCCCGAGCACAAGTTTGAGCTGGCTCTGCAGCTGGGGGAGCTCAACACAGCATATGAACTGGCACAGGAGGCACAG CATGAGCAGAAGTGGAAGCAGCTAGCGGAGCTGGCCACGTCCAAGTGTCAGTTCTCTCTGGCGCAGGAGTGTCTGCACCACGCACAGGACTTCGGCGGGCTGTTGCTACTGGCAACCTCGTCCGGGAATGCCGGCATGGTGGAAAAGCTGGCGAAGAGCGCCGAGACCGCAGGAAAGAACAACGTGGCCTTCATGTCGTACCTGCTGCAGGGAAA ACTTGAGGACTGCCTGGAGCTTCTAATAAAGACCGATCGTCTGCCCGAGGCAGCTTTCCTCGCTCGCACATACCTGCCTAGTCAAGTCTCAAGGTAA